A part of Tardiphaga sp. vice304 genomic DNA contains:
- a CDS encoding ABC transporter ATP-binding protein: MTGASAAIEIANLRKVFCQTTSGQSVVAINKLTLRIEPGEMVAIVGQTGCGKSTLFDLLIGLEYPTEGSISIGGKTPYDDFNAFRGKIATIFQQDRLFPWRSALDNVKLPLELIGVGEDEQETRAMDWLRRLGLEKFSNAYPRELSGGMRQRVAIARAFAVQPEILLADESFSALDEVTAGELRKTFVSLAREFNSTAILITHQLEEAMSVGDRIIVFGKSAALLADVRVADWTEADYPLLRAAIQNTLQANAMDARLARS; this comes from the coding sequence ATGACCGGCGCGTCGGCGGCGATCGAAATCGCCAACTTACGAAAAGTGTTTTGCCAGACCACCTCCGGGCAATCGGTGGTGGCGATCAACAAATTGACGCTGCGCATCGAGCCCGGCGAGATGGTCGCCATCGTCGGCCAGACCGGCTGCGGCAAGTCTACGCTGTTCGATCTGCTGATCGGACTGGAGTACCCGACCGAAGGCAGTATCAGCATCGGCGGCAAGACGCCCTATGACGACTTCAACGCATTCCGCGGCAAGATCGCGACCATCTTCCAGCAGGACAGGCTGTTTCCGTGGCGTTCCGCGCTCGACAATGTGAAACTGCCGCTCGAACTGATCGGCGTCGGTGAGGACGAGCAGGAAACGCGCGCGATGGACTGGCTGCGCCGGCTCGGGCTGGAGAAGTTTTCCAACGCCTACCCGCGCGAATTGTCCGGCGGCATGCGCCAGCGCGTCGCGATCGCGCGCGCCTTTGCCGTGCAGCCGGAGATCCTGCTGGCGGATGAATCGTTCAGCGCGCTGGATGAAGTCACGGCTGGCGAGCTGCGCAAAACCTTCGTGTCCTTGGCGCGGGAGTTCAACTCGACCGCGATCCTGATCACGCATCAGCTCGAAGAAGCCATGAGCGTCGGCGATCGCATCATCGTGTTCGGTAAATCGGCGGCGTTGCTGGCCGACGTCCGCGTCGCCGACTGGACGGAGGCGGATTATCCGCTGCTGCGCGCCGCGATCCAGAACACGCTGCAGGCGAATGCGATGGATGCAAGGTTGGCGCGAAGCTAG
- a CDS encoding ABC transporter permease, with amino-acid sequence MPPDDVHADTPFEEPRRSLISSSLPREAIGSIAIFLCLWQAMSYLAPTLGIPAFAIPGLGRIAQSLTKITFVDVAVTLARVLGALLLSFVIGLAFAIVMYLSETLEKYLRPMVRVLMAVPVVSWILFAVLWFKGVEFRIAFVLIVVCAPVFTVDALDNMREVSKELRQMIRSFRPTPLQFFRKLMLPAITPGLITSWKITLSLAIRVVTIAELVGAVTGIGHQLSVAQELFSVADVFAWTLVLVVLLFILEALLVRLETRVLRWRA; translated from the coding sequence ATGCCCCCTGATGACGTGCATGCCGACACGCCGTTCGAGGAGCCGCGTCGTTCGCTGATCTCCTCCAGCCTGCCCCGTGAGGCGATCGGGTCGATCGCCATCTTCCTGTGCCTGTGGCAGGCGATGTCGTATCTGGCGCCGACCCTGGGCATTCCCGCGTTCGCGATTCCCGGCCTCGGCCGGATCGCGCAGAGCCTGACCAAGATCACCTTTGTCGATGTCGCGGTGACGCTGGCCCGCGTGCTCGGCGCGCTGCTGCTGTCCTTCGTCATCGGGCTGGCTTTCGCCATCGTGATGTATCTCTCCGAGACTCTGGAGAAATATCTGCGGCCGATGGTGCGCGTGCTGATGGCGGTGCCGGTGGTGTCGTGGATTCTGTTTGCGGTGCTGTGGTTCAAGGGCGTCGAATTCCGCATCGCCTTCGTGCTGATCGTGGTCTGCGCGCCGGTGTTCACGGTGGACGCGCTCGACAATATGCGCGAGGTCTCGAAAGAGCTGCGGCAGATGATCCGGTCGTTTCGTCCGACGCCGCTGCAGTTTTTCCGCAAGCTGATGTTGCCGGCGATCACGCCGGGCCTGATCACCTCCTGGAAGATCACGCTCAGCCTCGCCATCCGCGTGGTGACGATCGCCGAACTGGTCGGCGCCGTCACCGGCATCGGCCATCAATTGTCAGTGGCGCAGGAGCTGTTTTCGGTGGCGGATGTATTCGCCTGGACTCTGGTGCTGGTGGTGCTGCTGTTCATTCTGGAAGCCCTGCTGGTCCGGCTCGAGACCCGCGTGCTGCGGTGGCGGGCATGA
- a CDS encoding ABC transporter substrate-binding protein, protein MTIVTRRAFTLGSALALAGTALATPSLAQARPKIKVGSLTLPVFAPIIINIMKAKGFDAKNGFDADVTVYPGFAAYYAGLATGEVDTLIGGPTYFQKLRLEGVPLQIIATGATLADLVIITKDPAIKGISNLKGKQLAADMGSGQFQILSIIAKSQKIDMAKDITVVNANFAIARAQLAAGRVEAAMIIEPIATMMIKEDPSLNIIFNANDEWKKLTGFPGWELVYAMREDAIKKTAAAPKMFLAALEDVSKFLVSDPDACDKIATETVKLPPGILKEAVLAKRWEFDAKPAWGAERKGIWDTFERAVTAGFHPKLPDEAIIYAP, encoded by the coding sequence ATGACTATTGTAACACGCCGTGCATTTACATTGGGCAGCGCATTGGCGCTCGCAGGCACTGCGCTCGCGACCCCGTCGCTGGCGCAGGCCAGGCCCAAAATAAAGGTCGGCAGCCTGACCCTGCCGGTGTTCGCGCCGATCATCATCAACATCATGAAGGCGAAAGGTTTTGACGCCAAGAACGGCTTCGACGCTGACGTCACGGTCTATCCAGGCTTCGCGGCCTATTATGCCGGCCTTGCCACCGGCGAAGTCGATACGCTGATCGGCGGACCCACCTATTTCCAGAAGCTGCGCCTCGAAGGCGTGCCGCTGCAGATCATCGCCACCGGCGCCACCTTGGCCGACCTCGTCATCATCACCAAGGACCCGGCGATCAAGGGCATCAGCAATCTCAAGGGCAAGCAGCTCGCCGCCGACATGGGCAGCGGCCAGTTCCAGATCCTCTCGATCATCGCGAAATCGCAGAAGATCGACATGGCCAAGGACATCACGGTGGTGAACGCCAATTTCGCGATCGCCCGCGCGCAGCTCGCTGCCGGCCGCGTCGAGGCCGCGATGATCATCGAGCCGATCGCTACCATGATGATCAAGGAAGACCCGTCGCTGAATATCATCTTTAATGCCAACGACGAATGGAAGAAGCTGACGGGCTTTCCCGGCTGGGAGCTGGTCTATGCGATGCGCGAGGACGCCATCAAGAAAACGGCAGCCGCGCCAAAAATGTTTCTGGCAGCACTGGAAGACGTCAGCAAATTCCTGGTCAGCGATCCCGACGCCTGCGACAAGATTGCGACCGAGACCGTCAAGCTGCCGCCCGGCATCCTGAAGGAAGCCGTGCTCGCCAAACGCTGGGAGTTCGACGCCAAGCCCGCCTGGGGCGCCGAGCGCAAGGGCATCTGGGACACGTTCGAGCGTGCGGTCACCGCCGGCTTCCATCCAAAACTGCCGGACGAAGCGATCATCTATGCCCCCTGA
- a CDS encoding alpha/beta fold hydrolase: MPHVTTPDGTQLYYEEAGFGSPVVFVHEYAGDYRTWEPQMRYFTRSHRCITLSQRGYLPSDVPTDPSRYGQDIARDDIIAILDALGIDKAHIVGHSMGASTALHVGINYPERCLSVTAASCGYGSSPDPVFVEQGRAASRETAKMFETVDFPTAAARYADGATRQTQKNKDPRGFAEFAKMLADHSPVGHALTMRELQAKRPMLWEMEAQLKAFSVPLLIIVGDEDDWCLDPSVFLKRAVPTAGLLVIPRSGHTITSEEPAAFNAALAELFAASAAGTWMSHRKQA; the protein is encoded by the coding sequence ATGCCGCATGTGACGACGCCCGACGGAACGCAGCTTTATTATGAAGAGGCGGGGTTCGGGAGTCCCGTGGTTTTCGTGCATGAATATGCCGGAGATTACCGCACCTGGGAGCCGCAGATGCGTTACTTCACGCGCTCGCATCGCTGCATCACGCTGAGCCAGCGCGGCTATCTGCCGTCGGACGTGCCGACGGACCCTTCGCGCTACGGCCAGGATATCGCGCGCGATGATATCATCGCCATTCTCGATGCGCTCGGTATCGACAAGGCCCACATCGTCGGCCACTCGATGGGCGCCTCCACCGCGCTGCATGTCGGCATCAACTATCCCGAGCGCTGCCTGTCGGTGACGGCGGCGAGCTGCGGCTATGGCTCGAGCCCCGATCCGGTATTCGTCGAGCAGGGCCGCGCCGCGTCGCGCGAGACCGCAAAAATGTTCGAGACGGTGGACTTCCCGACCGCGGCGGCGCGCTACGCCGATGGCGCAACTAGGCAGACGCAGAAGAACAAGGACCCGCGCGGCTTCGCCGAATTCGCAAAAATGCTGGCGGACCATTCACCCGTCGGCCACGCGCTCACCATGCGCGAGCTGCAGGCCAAGCGACCGATGCTGTGGGAAATGGAGGCGCAACTGAAGGCGTTCTCGGTGCCGCTATTGATCATCGTCGGTGACGAGGACGACTGGTGCCTTGATCCCTCGGTCTTCCTGAAGCGCGCGGTGCCGACCGCAGGGCTGCTGGTGATCCCGCGCTCCGGCCACACCATCACCTCGGAAGAGCCGGCGGCGTTCAACGCGGCGCTTGCCGAGCTGTTCGCCGCATCCGCGGCGGGCACCTGG